One window from the genome of Pseudomonadota bacterium encodes:
- a CDS encoding response regulator has product MKVVLIVEDNDKNMKLARDVLQAKGYATIEAVNGEDGVRLARERNPDLVLMDIRLPGISGIEAFAALRADPKTSSIPVVALTASVTPTDRTHITQAGFDAFLAKPMVLRELVDTVKRLLESGRT; this is encoded by the coding sequence ATGAAGGTTGTCCTGATCGTCGAGGACAACGACAAGAACATGAAGCTCGCGCGCGACGTGCTGCAGGCGAAGGGCTATGCGACGATCGAGGCCGTGAATGGCGAGGACGGCGTGCGGCTCGCCAGGGAGCGCAATCCCGACCTCGTGCTCATGGACATCCGGCTCCCGGGGATCAGCGGGATCGAGGCGTTCGCAGCGCTACGCGCCGACCCGAAGACCTCGAGCATCCCGGTGGTCGCGCTCACCGCCTCCGTCACCCCCACCGACCGCACCCACATCACGCAGGCCGGATTCGACGCCTTCCTCGCCAAGCCGATGGTCCTGCGCGAGCTCGTCGATACCGTGAAACGCCTCTTGGAGAGCGGCCGCACATGA
- a CDS encoding FkbM family methyltransferase, with protein sequence MKIDVQGGETRVLLGVDGMLGTRRINLLYVEWSGDPGVVRALGHHEYRIYDSTYMAIPRILDVKPFEKMGFEFIDEVKVSTGKVAYDLRLTSKELSPSEAIEMVRKGNLGYIQTDLIAVSENTLDRFLEAAERYDRRNDHEPPPP encoded by the coding sequence ATGAAGATCGACGTTCAAGGCGGGGAGACCAGGGTGCTGCTTGGGGTGGACGGCATGCTCGGGACCCGGAGGATAAACCTCCTCTACGTCGAATGGTCGGGTGATCCGGGGGTAGTTCGGGCACTGGGCCACCATGAATATCGGATCTACGATTCAACTTACATGGCTATCCCGAGAATTCTCGATGTGAAACCCTTCGAAAAAATGGGGTTTGAGTTTATCGATGAGGTTAAGGTATCGACAGGCAAGGTTGCCTACGATCTACGATTGACCAGCAAGGAGCTGTCTCCCAGCGAGGCGATCGAGATGGTCAGAAAAGGCAATCTGGGTTATATTCAAACCGACTTGATCGCAGTTAGCGAAAACACCTTAGACCGTTTCCTGGAAGCCGCTGAACGATACGATAGGCGAAACGATCACGAACCGCCACCCCCGTAG
- a CDS encoding response regulator: MKTPARILVVDDTPANVKLLADLLALQGYAVSTAANGEEALARVAADDPDLVLLDIMMPGISGYEVCRTIRGNPATALLPVVLCTWLDPIQERIKGIEAGADDFLPKPVNQPELFARVKSLLRVKSLQDEVKRQAEQLAEWNRQLERRVAEEVAEVQRLARLKRFVSPRVCELILAGEVDDPLRTHRREITVVFTDLRGFTAFSDSAEPEEVMDVLRDYHATLGRIVMAHEGTIEHFTGDGVMILFNDPLPLDEPELCAIRMALEMRGAVAVLAAGWKKRGHDLGFGVGIANGYATLGAIGFEGRRDYGAIGPVTNLAARLCVEANPGQILIPQRLFGKVEERVHAEPLGELSLKGIHRRVTAYNIVALCSSGVRSWSSSS; the protein is encoded by the coding sequence ATGAAGACGCCGGCGCGCATCCTGGTCGTCGACGACACGCCGGCCAACGTCAAGCTCCTCGCCGATCTGCTTGCGTTGCAGGGCTATGCGGTCTCCACGGCCGCGAACGGCGAGGAGGCGCTCGCTAGGGTGGCCGCCGACGACCCCGATCTGGTGCTGCTCGACATCATGATGCCCGGGATCTCCGGCTACGAAGTGTGCCGCACGATCCGCGGCAATCCCGCCACCGCCCTCTTGCCCGTGGTGCTCTGCACCTGGCTCGACCCCATTCAAGAGCGGATCAAGGGCATCGAGGCGGGCGCGGACGATTTCCTGCCGAAACCGGTTAACCAGCCCGAGCTGTTCGCGCGGGTGAAATCGCTCCTGCGTGTCAAGTCGCTACAGGACGAGGTGAAACGCCAGGCGGAGCAGCTCGCAGAGTGGAACCGGCAGCTCGAGCGACGCGTCGCGGAAGAGGTCGCGGAGGTGCAGCGCCTGGCGCGCCTGAAGCGCTTCGTCTCGCCGCGCGTTTGCGAGCTGATCCTCGCCGGCGAAGTGGATGACCCGCTCAGGACCCACCGGCGCGAGATCACGGTCGTGTTCACCGATCTGCGCGGCTTCACCGCCTTCAGCGACAGCGCCGAGCCCGAGGAGGTGATGGACGTGCTGCGCGACTACCACGCCACGCTCGGGCGCATCGTCATGGCGCACGAGGGCACCATCGAGCACTTCACGGGCGACGGCGTCATGATCCTGTTCAACGATCCGCTACCGCTCGATGAGCCCGAGCTCTGCGCGATCCGCATGGCACTTGAGATGCGCGGCGCGGTAGCCGTGCTCGCCGCCGGCTGGAAGAAGCGCGGCCACGATCTCGGCTTCGGTGTGGGGATCGCCAACGGGTACGCGACGCTCGGCGCGATCGGCTTCGAGGGCCGGCGCGACTACGGCGCGATCGGCCCGGTCACGAACCTTGCGGCGCGCCTGTGCGTCGAGGCCAACCCCGGCCAGATCCTGATCCCGCAGCGCCTGTTCGGCAAGGTCGAGGAGCGCGTGCACGCCGAGCCCCTCGGCGAGCTTTCGCTGAAAGGGATACACCGGCGCGTGACCGCATACAACATCGTCGCGCTCTGCAGCAGCGGTGTTCGGAGTTGGAGTAGTAGTTCCTGA
- a CDS encoding ATP-binding protein produces the protein MSGEAKRLREVEEALRACEAHYELALREIDEGVIKLNEALSQQAATAEVLKAISRSNFDLDSVLQTLIDNATRLCNAKRGVMLRPDAEGTYLPGVARDYEPDSPLLAEARQRPVRIDRGTATGRAILERHVVHIHDVLADPEYTRQELARIGQYRTSLAVPMLRDGEPIGVIWMNRGAEVEPFTDKQIELVTTFADQAVIAIENVRLFNEIQEKSAQLEVANRHKSEFLANMSHELRTPLNAIIGFSEALGERYFGDLNEKQDEYVKDIHSSGRHLLSLINDILDLSKIEAGRMDLEISEFDLPAALQNAMTLVRERAERHGIALRLEIAQGLGSIRADERKFKQILLNLMSNAVKFTPEGGSVSVAAKAIGTLIEVSIADTGLGIAPEDQAAVWEAFTQVGRDSGRKAAGTGLGLALSKQFVELHGGEIRLESAPGKGSTFTFTLSGHRRSA, from the coding sequence ATGTCGGGTGAGGCGAAGCGGCTGCGCGAGGTCGAGGAGGCGCTCCGAGCGTGCGAGGCGCACTACGAGCTCGCCCTGCGCGAGATCGATGAAGGAGTTATCAAGCTCAACGAAGCGCTGAGTCAGCAGGCGGCGACCGCCGAGGTGCTCAAGGCCATCAGCCGCTCGAATTTCGATCTGGACTCGGTGCTGCAAACCCTGATCGACAACGCCACGCGCCTGTGCAACGCGAAACGCGGCGTGATGCTGCGACCGGATGCGGAGGGCACCTACCTGCCCGGTGTGGCGCGCGACTATGAGCCGGATTCCCCTTTGCTGGCCGAGGCACGTCAAAGACCGGTTCGGATAGATCGTGGTACCGCAACCGGACGGGCGATCCTCGAGCGACACGTCGTCCACATTCACGATGTGCTCGCGGATCCCGAGTACACGCGCCAGGAGCTCGCGAGGATCGGCCAGTACCGGACCTCACTCGCCGTACCGATGCTGCGCGACGGGGAACCGATCGGCGTGATCTGGATGAACCGCGGCGCCGAGGTCGAGCCCTTCACCGACAAGCAGATAGAACTGGTGACGACGTTCGCAGACCAGGCGGTGATCGCCATCGAGAACGTGCGGCTTTTCAACGAAATCCAGGAAAAAAGCGCCCAGCTCGAGGTGGCCAACCGGCACAAGTCGGAGTTCCTCGCCAACATGTCGCACGAGCTGCGCACGCCGCTGAACGCCATCATCGGCTTCTCCGAGGCACTCGGCGAGCGCTACTTCGGCGATCTCAACGAGAAGCAGGACGAGTACGTCAAGGACATCCACTCTTCCGGCAGGCACCTGCTCTCGCTCATCAACGACATCCTCGATCTGTCCAAGATCGAGGCGGGACGAATGGATCTGGAGATCTCGGAGTTCGATCTCCCCGCGGCGTTGCAGAATGCGATGACCTTGGTACGCGAACGCGCGGAGCGCCACGGCATTGCGCTGCGGCTGGAGATCGCGCAGGGCCTCGGCTCGATCCGCGCGGATGAGCGCAAGTTCAAGCAGATCCTGCTGAACCTGATGTCGAACGCAGTAAAGTTCACACCGGAGGGTGGCTCGGTAAGTGTGGCCGCAAAGGCGATCGGCACCCTGATCGAGGTATCGATCGCCGACACGGGCCTGGGCATCGCACCAGAAGACCAAGCGGCGGTCTGGGAGGCGTTCACGCAGGTCGGTCGCGACAGCGGGCGCAAGGCCGCGGGCACCGGCCTCGGGCTCGCGCTCAGCAAGCAGTTCGTCGAGCTGCATGGGGGCGAGATCCGCCTGGAGAGCGCTCCCGGCAAGGGCTCCACCTTCACCTTTACGCTTTCCGGGCATAGGAGATCCGCATGA
- the dnaE gene encoding DNA polymerase III subunit alpha, producing the protein MFVHLHLHTEYSLVDGIIRIDELVERVAALGMPAVAVTDQSALFSLVKFYRAAQARGVKPIIGADLWVQGGAGARSGALERTRIVALCQDQSGYRNLTRLVTRSYTEGQSQGIPVVRREWLNEASEGLILLSGGLAGEVGQVLAKRGHAEATRRLDEWRSAFPERFYIELQRTGRPGEEAYIEGALALAADCDVPVVATNEVCFLTPEDYEAHEARVCIHEGRMLDDPRRPRRYSQGQYLKGPEDMAVLFAGIPEALENAVCLAQRCNLELGLGRHHLPDFPAPVGEGPEAHLRRVASEGLDRRLQQTPPAGGDSERGRYRERLEREIEVITHMGFAGYFLIVADFIRFAREEGIPVGPGRGSGAGSLCAYALAITDLDPIAYDLLFERFLNPERVSLPDFDVDFCMERRDEVIEYVAGRYGRDRVSQIITYGTMAAKAVVRDVGRVLGRTYGFVDQIAKLIPFDLHMTLERALAEEPALKARYEAEEEVREIIDLAKRLEGLTRNAGRHAGGVVISPAPLTEFMPLYCEEGATTPVTQFDMGDVEAMGLVKFDFLGLRTLTIIDWAVRAINVGREGPTLDIARLPPDDPAAFDLIRSGETTAVFQLESRGMKELVKRLKPDRFEDLIALVALFRPGPLQSGMVDDFIERKHGRAAVRYQHPALEPILAPTYGVILYQEQVMQIAQVLAGYSLGAADLLRRAMGKKKPGEMAKQRAVFIDGAAGRGVDAALAGVIFDLMEKFAGYGFNKSHSAAYALLSYQTAWLKAHHPAAFMAAVLSADMDHTDKIVSLIAECRRMGIPILAPHVNDSEHAFTVAEGGAIRYGLGAIKGAGRSAVEALGEARAAQGPFRDLFDLTRRVDPRRLNRRVTEALARAGALDRLGPSRAAILASLDTALQSAEQRLRDRAAGQVDLFGLPQGPEASPDEVTLGFTDVPEWSDEKRLNGEKEALGLYLSGHPIDRYRDELVRLSVCRLADLTPGSRRVAGLITGLRATQGRRGRMAIATLDDQSARIEVLVYAETLPAVAEVLAKGRIVVAEGVCGIDDFNGGYRITAERLTDIEAAREKLARRLVLRLTADGLCNGLLAELKSLLQGSPRGLCPVVIDYQGTRASAELTLPDPYRVQPSDALLERLAQVLGRDAVGLDYGGGGS; encoded by the coding sequence ATGTTCGTCCACCTCCACCTCCACACCGAGTATTCGCTGGTCGACGGCATCATCCGCATCGACGAGCTCGTCGAGCGCGTGGCGGCGCTCGGCATGCCGGCCGTGGCTGTCACCGATCAGAGCGCGCTCTTCTCGCTCGTCAAGTTCTATCGTGCGGCCCAGGCACGGGGGGTGAAGCCCATCATCGGCGCGGATTTATGGGTGCAGGGCGGCGCCGGCGCACGCAGCGGGGCTCTGGAGCGCACCCGCATCGTGGCCTTGTGCCAGGACCAGAGCGGCTACCGGAACCTCACCCGGCTCGTGACCCGGAGCTACACCGAGGGGCAGTCCCAGGGGATCCCGGTGGTGCGGCGGGAGTGGCTCAACGAGGCCTCCGAGGGGCTGATCCTGCTCTCGGGCGGGCTCGCCGGCGAGGTCGGGCAGGTGCTCGCCAAGCGCGGTCACGCCGAGGCCACGCGCCGGCTCGACGAGTGGCGGTCGGCCTTCCCCGAGCGCTTCTATATCGAGCTGCAGCGCACCGGCCGCCCGGGCGAGGAGGCCTACATCGAAGGGGCGCTGGCGCTCGCGGCCGACTGTGATGTCCCAGTGGTCGCGACCAACGAGGTGTGCTTCCTCACGCCCGAAGACTACGAGGCCCACGAGGCCCGGGTGTGCATCCACGAGGGCCGCATGCTGGACGATCCCAGGCGCCCGCGACGCTACAGCCAGGGGCAGTACCTCAAGGGGCCGGAGGACATGGCGGTGCTGTTCGCGGGCATCCCCGAGGCCTTGGAGAACGCCGTGTGCCTTGCGCAACGCTGTAACCTGGAGCTCGGGCTCGGCCGCCACCACCTACCCGATTTCCCCGCTCCCGTTGGTGAAGGTCCTGAGGCGCACCTCCGTCGCGTCGCCAGCGAGGGTCTCGATCGCCGCTTGCAGCAGACTCCCCCGGCCGGCGGCGACAGCGAGCGCGGGCGCTACCGGGAGCGCCTGGAGCGGGAGATCGAGGTCATCACGCATATGGGGTTCGCCGGCTATTTCCTCATCGTCGCCGATTTCATCCGGTTCGCGCGGGAAGAAGGCATCCCGGTCGGGCCGGGGCGCGGCTCCGGTGCCGGCTCGCTCTGCGCTTATGCGCTCGCCATCACGGACCTCGATCCGATCGCCTATGACCTCCTCTTCGAGCGTTTCCTGAACCCCGAGCGGGTTTCGCTCCCGGACTTCGACGTGGACTTCTGCATGGAGCGGCGCGACGAGGTGATCGAATACGTCGCCGGGCGTTACGGGCGCGATCGCGTCTCGCAGATCATCACCTACGGCACCATGGCGGCAAAGGCGGTGGTGCGCGATGTCGGCCGGGTGCTTGGCCGTACCTACGGATTCGTGGACCAGATCGCGAAGCTCATCCCCTTCGATCTGCACATGACCTTGGAGCGCGCATTGGCCGAGGAACCGGCGCTCAAGGCCCGCTACGAGGCCGAGGAGGAGGTACGGGAGATCATCGATCTCGCCAAACGGCTGGAGGGCCTGACCCGCAATGCCGGCCGCCACGCCGGGGGGGTCGTGATCTCGCCCGCGCCGCTCACCGAGTTCATGCCGCTCTACTGCGAAGAGGGCGCGACCACCCCGGTGACCCAGTTCGACATGGGGGATGTCGAGGCCATGGGGCTCGTGAAGTTCGATTTTCTCGGACTTCGCACCCTCACTATCATCGATTGGGCGGTGCGCGCCATCAACGTCGGGCGCGAAGGCCCGACCCTGGATATCGCGCGGCTGCCGCCAGACGATCCCGCGGCCTTTGATCTCATTCGAAGCGGGGAGACCACCGCGGTGTTCCAGCTCGAATCACGCGGCATGAAGGAACTGGTCAAACGGTTGAAACCCGACCGCTTCGAGGACCTCATCGCGTTGGTGGCGCTTTTCCGGCCCGGTCCCCTGCAATCGGGCATGGTGGACGATTTCATCGAGCGCAAGCACGGGCGGGCCGCGGTGCGCTATCAACACCCGGCGCTCGAGCCGATCCTGGCGCCGACCTACGGGGTCATCCTCTACCAGGAGCAGGTCATGCAGATCGCCCAGGTCCTGGCCGGGTATTCGCTCGGGGCCGCGGATCTCCTGCGGCGCGCCATGGGCAAGAAGAAGCCCGGAGAGATGGCCAAGCAACGCGCTGTCTTCATCGACGGCGCGGCGGGCCGCGGCGTGGACGCGGCGCTCGCCGGCGTCATCTTCGACCTCATGGAGAAGTTCGCGGGCTATGGCTTCAATAAATCCCACTCGGCCGCCTACGCCCTCTTGAGCTACCAGACCGCCTGGCTCAAGGCCCATCACCCGGCGGCCTTCATGGCCGCGGTCTTGTCCGCGGATATGGACCACACGGACAAGATCGTCTCCCTGATCGCCGAGTGCCGCCGCATGGGGATCCCGATCCTGGCGCCGCATGTTAACGACTCGGAGCACGCGTTCACGGTCGCCGAGGGGGGGGCGATCCGCTACGGGCTCGGCGCGATCAAGGGAGCGGGGCGCTCTGCGGTCGAGGCCCTCGGCGAGGCGCGGGCGGCGCAGGGACCGTTCCGGGACCTCTTCGATCTAACCCGGCGTGTCGACCCGAGACGCCTGAATCGCCGCGTCACCGAGGCCCTGGCGCGTGCCGGGGCCCTGGACCGCCTGGGGCCCAGCCGTGCCGCGATCCTGGCCAGTCTCGATACCGCCCTGCAGTCGGCCGAGCAACGCCTGCGCGATCGCGCCGCCGGTCAGGTGGACCTGTTCGGTCTCCCGCAAGGCCCGGAGGCGAGCCCGGACGAGGTGACGCTCGGTTTCACTGACGTGCCCGAGTGGTCCGACGAAAAGCGGCTCAACGGTGAAAAGGAGGCGCTCGGGCTCTATCTCAGCGGCCACCCCATCGATCGCTATCGCGACGAGCTGGTACGGCTCTCTGTGTGCCGTTTGGCGGATCTGACGCCCGGAAGCCGCCGCGTGGCCGGGCTCATCACGGGCCTGCGCGCGACCCAGGGACGGCGCGGGCGCATGGCGATCGCCACCCTGGACGATCAGAGTGCGCGCATCGAGGTCCTGGTCTACGCCGAGACGCTGCCGGCCGTGGCCGAGGTCCTCGCTAAGGGGCGCATCGTGGTCGCCGAGGGGGTTTGCGGCATCGACGATTTCAACGGCGGCTACCGGATCACGGCCGAGCGCCTGACCGACATCGAGGCCGCACGGGAAAAGCTCGCGCGCCGCCTGGTGCTGCGCCTCACGGCGGATGGGCTCTGCAACGGGCTCCTGGCGGAGCTGAAGTCCCTGCTGCAGGGATCACCCAGGGGCCTGTGCCCGGTGGTCATCGATTATCAAGGGACTCGGGCGAGCGCCGAGCTGACCCTGCCCGATCCCTATCGCGTGCAGCCGAGCGACGCCCTCTTGGAGCGTCTGGCCCAGGTCCTGGGCCGCGATGCGGTGGGGCTCGACTACGGGGGTGGCGGTTCGTGA
- a CDS encoding GtrA family protein, whose protein sequence is MTGGRPLGRFLGVGAVNTLIGLGVIYACKRLLGFGDVLANVSGYAVGLTIGFMLNRHWTFGRTGNVRVAALRFLAVFGIAYSVNLLCVLLAIRAAGLDDYVSQAIGILPYTAIFYLGSRLYAFRSGG, encoded by the coding sequence ATGACGGGCGGGAGACCCCTCGGCAGGTTCCTCGGCGTGGGGGCTGTCAACACCTTGATCGGGCTGGGTGTGATCTATGCCTGCAAGCGATTGCTCGGATTCGGCGACGTTTTAGCAAATGTGAGCGGTTATGCGGTGGGTCTGACGATCGGCTTTATGCTGAACAGGCACTGGACCTTCGGCCGCACGGGAAACGTGCGGGTCGCGGCCCTGCGCTTCCTCGCCGTGTTCGGCATCGCCTATTCTGTGAATCTGTTGTGCGTTCTATTGGCGATCAGGGCCGCTGGTCTCGACGACTATGTTTCTCAGGCCATCGGGATCTTACCCTATACGGCGATCTTCTATCTCGGTAGCCGCCTCTACGCCTTTCGTAGCGGCGGCTGA
- a CDS encoding class I SAM-dependent methyltransferase, with protein MDSAEFDKFADEYLALHARNIAITGEQPEFFAEYKVRDVYEILAAEGRPVARILDFGAGIGNSAVYFGSYFADARLVCVDVSLRSLMLGRQRCTEGAEFVAFDGATLPFADGRIDLVFAGCVFHHIPQEKHVPILKELRRVLVPGGMLSVFEHNPLNPLTVHAVQACPFDDNAVLIRAGAMRARLRQAGFEVPSLRYRIFFPHALRGFRPLERWLTRLPLGAQYHVFATR; from the coding sequence ATGGATAGTGCAGAATTCGACAAGTTCGCCGACGAATATCTCGCGCTACACGCGCGAAATATCGCTATCACCGGAGAGCAGCCGGAGTTCTTCGCCGAGTACAAGGTTCGGGACGTGTACGAGATCCTCGCGGCGGAGGGCCGCCCCGTCGCGCGGATACTGGACTTCGGGGCGGGCATCGGGAACTCAGCGGTGTACTTCGGGAGCTACTTTGCCGACGCGCGGCTCGTGTGCGTCGATGTGTCTCTGCGATCGCTCATGCTGGGCCGCCAGCGATGCACGGAGGGCGCGGAGTTCGTCGCCTTCGATGGCGCCACGCTGCCCTTCGCCGACGGCAGGATCGATCTGGTCTTTGCCGGGTGCGTGTTCCACCACATTCCCCAGGAGAAGCACGTGCCGATCCTCAAGGAGTTGCGCCGGGTGCTGGTCCCGGGGGGCATGCTCAGTGTATTCGAGCATAACCCCCTGAACCCGCTGACCGTCCACGCCGTGCAGGCCTGCCCCTTCGATGACAACGCGGTGCTCATCCGTGCCGGGGCCATGCGTGCGCGGTTGCGGCAGGCGGGTTTCGAGGTGCCATCCCTCCGCTACCGTATTTTCTTCCCCCACGCGTTACGCGGGTTTCGGCCCTTGGAACGATGGCTCACCCGCCTGCCTTTGGGCGCTCAATACCACGTTTTCGCCACCCGATGA
- a CDS encoding glycosyltransferase family 2 protein has translation MQLCIVVPCYNEEEVLEETCGRLLALLTTMTDARQVSPASRICFVDDGSTDRTWALIESLAGKDGRVTGIKLSRNRGHQNALLAGLLTAEGDAIISVDADLQDDIDAIPRMIEQLTRGADIVFGVRTRRDNDAIFKRVTAHAFYRLMNRLGAQTIYDHADFRLMSRRAVEALRQYREVNVFLRGIVPLVGFPTAVVEYERSQRLAGTSKYPLRKMISFALEGVTSFSVVPLRIITFMGTLVFLITFGLGVWVLYVRLFTDLAVPGWASTMLPMFFLGGVQILCLGVMGEYLGRLYQEMKARPRYIIEKKI, from the coding sequence ATGCAACTGTGTATAGTCGTGCCTTGCTACAACGAAGAGGAGGTGCTGGAAGAAACGTGCGGCAGGTTGCTCGCATTACTGACCACGATGACCGACGCCCGCCAGGTTTCGCCCGCGAGCCGGATCTGCTTCGTCGATGATGGCAGCACCGATCGCACGTGGGCGCTCATAGAATCGCTGGCCGGAAAGGATGGGCGCGTGACCGGGATCAAGCTCAGTCGCAACCGCGGCCATCAGAACGCGTTGCTGGCCGGACTGCTCACCGCCGAAGGTGATGCCATCATCAGCGTGGATGCGGACCTGCAGGACGACATCGACGCGATCCCGAGGATGATCGAGCAGCTCACACGGGGTGCCGACATCGTTTTCGGAGTGCGCACCCGGCGCGACAACGACGCGATATTCAAACGCGTCACGGCCCACGCCTTCTATCGACTGATGAATCGGTTGGGCGCGCAGACGATCTACGACCACGCGGATTTCCGGCTGATGAGCAGGCGCGCGGTGGAGGCGCTGCGGCAATACCGCGAGGTGAACGTGTTCCTACGCGGCATCGTGCCGCTCGTCGGGTTCCCCACCGCGGTGGTAGAATACGAGCGCTCGCAGCGTTTGGCCGGTACATCCAAATATCCTCTTCGCAAGATGATCTCGTTCGCCCTCGAGGGTGTGACTTCATTCTCGGTGGTGCCGTTGCGTATCATCACGTTCATGGGTACCCTGGTGTTCTTGATCACCTTCGGGCTCGGCGTTTGGGTGCTGTATGTGCGCCTCTTTACCGATCTAGCCGTGCCGGGCTGGGCATCCACCATGCTGCCCATGTTCTTCCTGGGTGGCGTTCAGATCCTGTGCCTCGGCGTGATGGGTGAATATCTCGGAAGGTTGTACCAGGAAATGAAAGCACGACCCCGCTATATCATCGAAAAGAAGATCTGA
- the purF gene encoding amidophosphoribosyltransferase, whose amino-acid sequence MCGIVGIVARDSVNQALYDGLTVLQHRGQDAAGIVTCHDGHLYLRKSQGLVRDVFETRHMLELIGNMGIGHVRYPTAGCSSSAEAQPFYVNSPYGVTLAHNGNLTNSETLKNELFRDDLRHVNTESDSEVLLNVFAHELQRLGKLAVGAEDVFHAVRRVHERCRGAYAAVAMITGVGIVGFRDPHGIRPLVFGKRMSERGAEYVLASESVAIDVLGYKLVRDVRPGEAVFISVEGTLTTRECAPHGSHAPCIFEYVYLARPDSIIDGISVHKARMRMGEALARKVRRLWPEHDIDVVIPIPDTSRSAALQLAHELGIKYREGFIKNRYIPRTFIMPGQGMRRKSVRQKLNAINLEFRGRNVMLVDDSIVRGTTCRQIIQMARDAGARKVYFASAAPPVRHPNVYGIDMPSVDELIAYNRTVDEVARLIGADWLVYQDLEDLIAAAHKGNPEVGEFDASCFSGEYVTGDVTAQYLDRLATERCDEAKAERSRALNSLVDLHDIA is encoded by the coding sequence ATGTGCGGGATCGTCGGCATCGTCGCCAGGGACAGCGTGAACCAGGCCCTCTACGACGGGCTCACGGTCCTCCAGCACCGGGGCCAGGACGCCGCCGGGATCGTCACCTGCCACGACGGGCACCTGTACCTGCGCAAGTCGCAGGGCCTGGTACGCGATGTCTTCGAAACCCGGCATATGCTGGAGCTCATCGGCAACATGGGGATTGGGCATGTCCGCTACCCCACGGCCGGTTGCTCCTCGAGCGCCGAGGCCCAGCCATTCTACGTCAACTCCCCCTACGGCGTGACGCTCGCCCATAACGGCAACCTCACCAACAGCGAAACACTCAAGAACGAGCTGTTTCGCGATGACCTCCGCCACGTCAACACCGAGTCGGACTCCGAGGTCCTCTTGAATGTCTTCGCCCACGAGCTGCAACGGCTCGGGAAGCTGGCCGTCGGTGCGGAGGACGTCTTCCATGCGGTCCGGCGGGTCCACGAGCGCTGTCGGGGCGCCTATGCCGCCGTGGCGATGATCACGGGCGTCGGGATCGTGGGTTTTCGCGATCCGCACGGCATCCGGCCGCTGGTCTTCGGGAAACGCATGAGCGAGCGCGGGGCCGAGTACGTGCTCGCCTCCGAGAGCGTGGCCATCGACGTCTTGGGCTACAAGCTGGTGCGCGATGTGCGGCCGGGCGAGGCCGTGTTCATCTCCGTGGAGGGGACCCTGACGACGCGCGAGTGCGCCCCGCACGGGTCTCATGCGCCGTGCATCTTCGAGTATGTCTATCTGGCGCGGCCGGACTCCATCATCGACGGGATCTCCGTTCACAAGGCGCGCATGCGCATGGGCGAGGCCCTGGCGCGCAAGGTCCGGCGGCTGTGGCCCGAGCACGACATCGATGTGGTGATCCCCATCCCCGACACCAGTCGCAGCGCCGCGCTCCAGCTCGCCCACGAGCTCGGTATCAAGTACCGCGAAGGGTTCATCAAGAACCGCTACATCCCGCGCACCTTCATCATGCCCGGACAGGGGATGCGCCGGAAGTCGGTACGCCAGAAGCTTAACGCCATCAACCTCGAGTTTCGCGGCCGCAACGTGATGCTCGTGGACGATTCTATCGTGCGCGGCACGACGTGCCGGCAGATCATCCAGATGGCCCGTGACGCCGGGGCCAGGAAAGTCTATTTCGCCTCGGCCGCGCCGCCGGTGCGCCATCCGAATGTGTACGGGATCGACATGCCCTCGGTGGACGAGCTCATCGCCTACAACCGCACCGTGGACGAGGTCGCGCGGCTCATCGGCGCGGACTGGCTGGTGTATCAGGACCTCGAAGACCTGATCGCGGCCGCCCATAAGGGCAATCCCGAGGTCGGCGAGTTCGATGCCTCGTGCTTCAGCGGCGAATACGTGACCGGCGACGTAACCGCCCAATATCTGGATCGCCTCGCGACGGAGCGCTGCGACGAGGCCAAGGCGGAACGCAGCCGGGCCTTGAACAGCCTCGTCGATCTTCACGACATCGCCTGA